The following coding sequences lie in one Synechococcus sp. MW101C3 genomic window:
- a CDS encoding alpha/beta fold hydrolase, translating to MGSRTLAYLETGDDGGPLVIHHHGGPSSRLEALLFDSCASAHGLRFVCVDRPGIGGSDLQPGRTFASWANDLQTLADSLGAQQFAVTGWSEGGPWALAAAAYLDPGRLAHVTCIAGASYGTFGDNWAVKYQSSVDALGGRLALHFQPGFRLMYELLGLSATHFEANYLQALRKSMGVSDQEVLADEQVCQSFLEASRECFRQGVEGLVADATMLYEAWPFDMTKVTRPVHFWQGTDDKLVPEPINRMVADKTPGAIWRSISGGGHFIAISHANEILAQVASDLAKAPT from the coding sequence GTGGGGAGCCGAACGCTTGCTTATCTTGAAACGGGTGACGATGGCGGACCACTTGTTATCCATCATCACGGAGGGCCATCCAGCCGCTTGGAGGCCTTGCTCTTCGATTCCTGTGCAAGTGCCCATGGGCTGAGGTTTGTCTGTGTTGACCGGCCTGGTATCGGTGGGTCCGATCTTCAGCCGGGCCGCACCTTCGCGTCATGGGCAAACGACCTCCAGACGTTGGCTGATTCCTTGGGTGCACAGCAGTTCGCGGTGACCGGCTGGTCTGAAGGGGGTCCGTGGGCTCTTGCCGCCGCAGCCTATCTAGACCCTGGTCGCCTTGCCCATGTCACATGCATTGCTGGTGCCAGCTACGGAACGTTTGGAGATAATTGGGCCGTCAAGTACCAAAGTAGCGTGGATGCGCTTGGTGGGCGCCTCGCGTTGCACTTCCAGCCTGGCTTCAGGCTCATGTATGAACTGCTTGGATTGAGTGCTACCCACTTTGAAGCCAACTATCTGCAGGCTCTGAGGAAGTCGATGGGTGTCTCTGATCAGGAGGTCCTGGCAGATGAGCAGGTCTGTCAATCCTTTCTGGAGGCATCACGGGAATGCTTTCGGCAGGGCGTTGAGGGGCTTGTCGCTGACGCCACGATGCTCTACGAGGCTTGGCCGTTTGACATGACCAAAGTGACGCGTCCGGTCCACTTCTGGCAGGGAACTGATGACAAACTGGTGCCTGAACCCATCAATCGGATGGTGGCGGACAAGACCCCTGGTGCCATCTGGCGTTCCATCAGCGGTGGAGGCCACTTCATTGCTATCAGCCATGCGAACGAGATTCTTGCTCAGGTGGCCAGCGATCTTGCCAAGGCGCCAACCTGA
- a CDS encoding DNA alkylation repair protein, whose translation MGLGIDRALMTPRVPTIPAAPRSIQKGTPLKHLLGQEAIECLANNLQIVDAGFPVRRFCQSALAGIEPLAIMQRGVHIARALREVLPGNYQEAVQVLMASLTPEKSEAEEMGLAGFFYLPHSFFISEYGQDVQHSSGNDPFDTSMLALHALTMRFTSEFAIRTFLIQQQARTLEKVDQWITDLNPHVRRLCSEGTRPRLPWGKRIPSFVADPRPTLPILESLKNDSSLYVRRSVANHLGDIAKDHPELVFTTCERWLRDGASADLQWLIRHAVRYPAKQGDARALKIRAAAKGSAL comes from the coding sequence ATGGGCCTTGGCATTGATCGGGCCTTGATGACGCCTCGCGTACCCACGATCCCTGCAGCGCCCCGATCCATTCAGAAGGGCACGCCTCTGAAGCATCTGCTGGGCCAGGAGGCCATTGAGTGTCTGGCGAACAACCTGCAGATTGTTGATGCAGGCTTTCCGGTTCGCCGATTCTGCCAATCCGCACTGGCAGGCATTGAGCCGTTGGCCATCATGCAGCGTGGAGTGCATATCGCCAGGGCGCTTCGTGAAGTCCTGCCTGGGAACTACCAGGAGGCTGTTCAAGTCCTCATGGCGTCGTTGACGCCGGAGAAGTCAGAAGCAGAAGAGATGGGGCTGGCAGGCTTTTTCTATCTTCCACACAGCTTCTTCATTTCTGAGTATGGGCAGGATGTCCAACACAGCAGCGGCAACGACCCTTTTGACACGTCGATGCTGGCTTTGCATGCCCTCACCATGCGGTTCACCTCGGAATTCGCCATCCGCACGTTTCTGATCCAGCAGCAGGCGCGCACGTTGGAGAAGGTTGATCAGTGGATCACCGACCTGAATCCGCATGTCAGGCGCCTCTGCAGCGAGGGGACGCGGCCAAGGCTCCCTTGGGGGAAACGCATTCCTTCGTTTGTGGCCGATCCGAGGCCAACGCTGCCCATCCTTGAATCTCTGAAGAACGATTCATCGCTGTACGTCCGCCGCAGCGTTGCCAACCACCTGGGGGACATCGCCAAAGACCATCCGGAACTCGTCTTTACCACCTGTGAGCGTTGGTTGCGGGATGGTGCCTCCGCTGACCTGCAGTGGCTGATCCGGCATGCAGTTCGTTATCCCGCCAAGCAGGGAGATGCACGTGCGCTGAAGATACGTGCAGCAGCCAAGGGCAGCGCGTTGTAA